AGGAGGCGGGCCATCTGGCGGCCCATCTCCTCCACCGGTTGGAAGACGGTGGTCAGCGGGGGTTCGGCCTGCCGCGCGATGGGCGCGTCGTCGAAGCCGATCACGGCCACGTCCTCGGGCACCCGGCGGCCGGCCTCGCGGAGCGCACGGAGGGCGCCGAACGCCATCAGGTCGGAGGCGGCGAAGACCGCGTCCAGGTCGGGGCAGACCTCCAGCAGCCGCCGCATGCAGGCGGTGCCGCTGCCCTCGCTGAAGTCCCCGTACGCGATCAGGTCCGGGTTGACGCTGGCGCCCGCGGCCCGGACGGCCTCCCGGTAGCCGGACAACCGGGCCAGGCCGGCGCCCATGTCCTGCGGCCCGGCGATGGTGGCGATGCGGCGCCGCCCCCGCGCGAAGAGGTGCTCCACCGCCTGCCGGGCGCCGCCGACGTTGTCCACGTCGACGAACCAGGCCGGCTGGACCCTGGGGTGCAGCATCCGGGCCGGCCGACCGCCGAGCACGGTGGGCAGGCCACGCTCCTCCAGCAGGGTGGGCAGCGGGTCGGAGTCGTGCAGCGAGAGCAGCAGGACGCCGTCGACGTGCTGGTTGGTCAGGTGGTGCTCGACCCGTTCCCGTTCGATCGGCGACTGCACCATGGCCAGCCAGAGCTGCATCGGGGTCTCCAGCAGCCCGGAGCTGACGCCACGGACGATGCTGGCGAAGAACGGCTCGGTGAAGACCCGCTCGCCGGACTCGGAGACCACCAGCGCCACCGAGTCGGTCCGCTGGGTCACCAGCGCCCGGGCGGCGCGGTTCGGCACGTACCCCAGCTCGGCGATCGCCTGTTGGACGGCGGCCCGGGCCTCCGGGCTGACCTGGGGCGAGCCGTTGACCACGCGGGAGACCGTGCCGCGCCCGACGCCGGCACGGGCCGCGACCGCGTCGAGGGTCGGGCGCCCGAGCGACCGCGTGCGCTGCGTTGTCATCGTCTGCTCCTCCGACATCGGACGGGCCCGGCACCTGGCACGGCGACGGTGCCGGGCCGCCCGTTACTGGCTGGCCAAGCCTATTGTGCGGCCAGACCGTTCCGTCGGATCACCTCGGCGTACCACCTGGCGCTGGACTTGGGGATCCGGGCCTGGCTGTCGTAGTCGACGTGGACCATGCCGAAGCGCTTGGTGTACCCCCACGCCCATTCGAAGTTGTCCATCAGTGACCAGGCGAAGTAGCCCTTCAGGGGCACCCCGGCGCTGATCGCGGCGCGCGCGGCGCGCAGGTGCGCGTCGAAGTACGCCAGCCGGTCGGGGTCGTCGACCCGGCCGTCGACCACCGCGTCGACGAAGGCGGAGCCGTTCTCGGTGATGTAGAGCGGCAGGTCGGTGTAGTCGCGGTGGACCCGCTCCAGCGTCTCGACCAGGCCGGGGGCGTCGATCTCCCAGTCCATGTCGGTGACCGGGACGCCTCGGGTGACGAACCGGACGTCCTCGCTGCCCGGCCAGCACGACGGCGACCGCCAGTACGCCGCCGGCTCCGCCTCCTCGATCGGGGCGGCGACGACGTGCCGGCTGTAGTAGTTGATCCCCACCACGTCCAGCGGGCTGGAGATGATCTTCAGATCGCCGTCCTGGACGTGCCCGAAGTCGCTGATCTGGCGCAGGTCGGCGGTCAGGTCCGCGGGGTACGACCCGCGCAGCACCGGGTCGAGGAAGAACCGGTTCGCCAGCCCGTCGATCCGCCGCGCGGCGTCGACGTCCCCGGCCGCGTCGGTGGCCGGGGTGACCGGGTAGAGGTTGAGCGTGATGCCGAGCTGGGCGTCGGGCCGGGACGCCCGCAGCGCCTCCACCGCGAGGCCGTGGCCGAGCATCAGGTGGTGCCCGGCCCGGACCGCGTCACCGCCGTCGGAGCGGCCCGGCGCGTGCACGCCGGAGCCGTAGCCGAGGAACGCCGAGCACCACGGCTCGTTGAGCGTGGTCCAGTACCGCACCCGGTCGCCGAGGGCGTCCGCGACGAGCTGGGCGTAGTCGGCGAACCGGGCGGCGGTGTCCCGGGCCGGCCAGCCGCCGGCGTCCTCCAGCGGCTGCGGCAGGTCCCAGTGGTAGAGGGTCAGCCAGGGCTCGATGTCGTGGGCCAGCAGCTCGTCGACCAGCCGCCGGTAGAAGTCCAGGCCCGCCTGGTTGGCCGCCCCCGTGCCGCCCGGCTGGACCCGGGGCCAGGAGACCGAGAACCGGTACGACTTCAGCCCCAGCTCGGCCATCAGCCGGACGTCGTCCGGCATCCGGTGGTAGTGGTCGCAGGCCACGTCGCCGGTGTGCCCGCCCACCGTCCGGCCCTCGGTGTGGCTGAACGTGTCCCAGATCGACGGGGTACGGCCGCCCTCGGTCGCCGCGCCCTCGATCTGGTACGCGGCGGTCGCCGCGCCCCACCGGAAACCGGGCGGGAAGGTGAGTTCCGGGCCCTGGTCGAGGACGCCGGCGGCGGGCGGGCTGGCGGGGTTGCTCACGACTTGACGGCGCCTTCCATGATTCCGCCGATGATCTGGCGGCCGAACAGAACGAACACGATGAACAGGGGCAGGGTGGCGATCAACGTACCGGCGAGGGTCTGCACTCGCGGGAGCGTTCCCATGAGATTGCCGGGCGGTGTCAGGGGTGTCAATAGTCCATGGGAGGGCCCGGATCAGCAGAGGCGGCGCAGCAGGGTGGTGGCGCGGGCGGCGTCGAAGGCGTCCGGGTCGAAGCCCGCGCCCGCCCACTCCCGCATCGCGCGGTGCTCGGGCTGGGCCGGATCGGTCAGCGCGGCAAGCAGGACGGCGTACCCGGACGGACCGCCGACGTCCTCCGGCGGACAGGCCCGCTCCCCCTGGAGGCAGGACGGGTACCGCTCGTCCGGGTCCGCCGTGCAGGCGTCCTCCACCAGCAGGTCGTGCTCCCACCAGTCGCCGAAGTCGTACGTGTAGTGGAACCGGCTGCCCTTGCCGACCACCGCGTCCAGCCGGACGTCCAGCTCGTCGCGGACCGCCAGCTCGCCGTCCGGGTCCGGCTCGCCGTACTGGAGCCCGTCGATCTCGAACGAGTGCAGGTGACAGTCCCGCCAGCCCATCGCGTGCTGCACCACCCGGTGCACGCGGTCCAGGGTGTACCCACCGGGGACGAGCACCCGCCGCCACACCGGCGGCCGGACCCCGGCCAGGGAGATCGCGAGCTGGAAGATCTGACGCGGCATCGGTGTCCCATCCTCCCTCGGCATAGGCTGCCAGCATGATCTGCCGAGCGTGCCGAGAGCGACGGCACGACGACTGTCCGGGCCGGAAGTGGTGCGACTGCCAGCACCGTACCCCCCGACCCACCCCTCCGGTCACCGGTCCGGCCAGCGAATGAGCGGAACGGCGATTTCCCGGATCTGGCCCGCGCCCGCCGCCGGGCCGCTGACCGACCCCGAGCTGGCCGCGCTCTACGGCCCCGCCGGCCGTCCGCACCTGCGGGTCAACTTCGTGACCAGCGCCGACGGCGCGGTCACCCTGGACGGCTACTCCGAAGGCCTCTCCGGCGAGCCGGACAAGCGGGTCTTCGGGCTGCTCCGGATGCTCTGCGACGGCCTCGTCGTGGCCGCCGGCACGCTCCGGCACGAGGGCTACCGGGCGGTCCGGCTGAGCGAGCCGCGCCGGGCCTGGCGCCGGGAGCACGGCCTGGCCGAATACCCGACGCTGGTGGTGGTCTCCGGCTCGCTCGACCTCGACCCGGACCAGGCCGCCTTCGCCGACGCGCCGGTTCGGCCGCTCGTGCTCACCCGGGCCGCCGCCGAGCCGCCGCCCGGGCTGACCGACGTCGCCGACCTCGTGTGCTGCGGCGACGACCGGGTGGACCTCGCCGCGGGCCTGGCCGAGCTGCGCCGCCGCGGGCTGGGCCAGCTGCTCTGCGAGGGCGGCCCGCACCTCTTCGGCGCGCTCACCGCCGCCGACCTGGTCGACGAGCTCTGCCTGACCGTCGCGCCGCTGCTCGCCGGGGCCGGCCCCGGTCGGATCACCGCCGGGGACGCCAGCGCGCCCCGCCGGCTGCCGCTGCGCCACGTGCTGGCCGCCGACGATGGCGTCCTGATGCTGCGCTACGCCCGGGACGACGACCGACCGCCGGCCGGCGCCGCACCGGCCGCCTGATCGATGGCGCCGAGGGCGGCGAGGGCGGCGACCAGACGCCGCAGGTCCGCGTCCGCGCAACGCGGCCGCCGCGCCGGCCGCCGGCCTCGTCCGCCGACCACCCGGCGGTACGCGGACAACCCTTCTCCGCCCACGCGGACGGGCGCGGGCACGCCGGGTGGCGGACCCGCGCCCGTGATCGGTGGCGCCGTCGTCCGGCGTCGGCGGTGGAGGAGGGCCGCCGACGCCGGATCAGGCGGTCAGTTGACGCTCACGGCCGACCAGGCGGCGGCGACCGTGTTGTACTCGGCGCTGCCGGCGCCGTACAGGTCCTTGGCGGCCGACAGGGTCGCGGTGCGGGCACCGGCGTAGCTGGTCCGCGAGGTCATGTAGGTGGTCAGCGCCCGGTACCAGATCGCGCCGGCCCTCGCGTTGCCGATGCCGGCGACGGTGCTGCCGTTGCAGGTCGGGCTGTTGCCGTACGACGACGAGCCGCTGCCGACGGCGAGCAGGTAGAAGAAGTGGTTCGCCACGCCGGAGGAGTAGTGCACGTCCAGCCGGCCCACCGAGCTGCTCCAGCAGTCGGCGGAGGCGCCGTCCTTGGACGGCTTGTCCATGTAGCGCAGCGGCGCGCCGCTGGTGCGCAGCTTCTCCCCGATCAGGTAGTCACCCGGGTCCTTGCTGTTGGCCGCGTAGAACTCGACCAGGGTGCCGAAGATGTCGCTGGTGGCCTCGTTCAGGCCGCCGGACTCACCGCTGTAGCGCAGGCCGGCGGTGTTGCTGGTGACGCCGTGGCTCATCTCGTGCCCGGCGACGTCCAGCGAGGTCAGCGGGTACCAGCCGGAGCCGCCGTCACCGTAGGTCATGCAGAAGCAGGAGTCGCTCCAGAACGCGTTGGCGTAGTTGGTGCTGTAGTGCACCCGGCTGTACGCGCCCACCCCGTCGTTGCGGATGCCGTTCCGGCCGAAGGTGGTCTTGTAGTAGTCCCAGGTCTCCTGGGCGCCGTAGGCGGCGTCGGCGGCGGCGGTCTGCCGGTTGGCCAGGGTGCCGTCGCCGAAGACGTTGCCGGTGTTGGTGACCAGGGTGCCGGTGCCGCTGGTGCCACCGTTCAGGTCGTACGTCCGGTGGCCGCCCCGGGTGGCGTCGGCGAGCTGGTAGGTGCCGCCGGAGAGGGTGCTGCCCACGGTCACCGAGCCGGAGTGGAAGGTGTTGCCGGTGCCTTCGCGCTGCACGCCCTCCCACGAGTCGCGGACCCTGCCGCTGGCGGCGTCGACCAGCACGTGCAGCTCGCTGGGGGTGCCGTCGGCGTACGCGCCACCCACGACGACCTCGTACGCCAGGGTGGTGCCGGCGGCGTCGGCGTCGTGGACCAGCTGGCTGCCGTCGACCCGGCGGGCGGCGGCGGTCGAGGAGCCCAGCGCGGCCCGGCCCGCGGCCGCCGCGCTGATCTTCGCCTTGGCGCCCCGGGCGGGGGCCGCGGCGAGGCTCTGGCTGGCACCCCGCCAGGTGTTGCCCTTGCCGAGGTGCGTGCACGACCGTGTCTCCGCCCAGGACCGGCAGACCGTCCTGGTAGCGGTTGAGCCGGACGTGCTCGGTGCCGTCGGCGTCGGTGCTCGTGTTCTTGAGCGTGAAGCTCTGCCCGTCGGCGACGAGCGCGCTGCCCGGGTGGGCCTTGAGCTGGGCCACCGCGCGGGTGAACGCGTCGGCGGAGGTGGCGGGCGCGGCGGCGGCCGCGGTCGGCACGGTGGCGGCGGCCGCCAGGAGAGCGGCCGTGGCGAGGCCGCTCAGGAGAGTGGTACGACGCATGAAGTTCCTACCTTCACTAGGACTGCCAGTCGGGGGGGTGCCGACTGACCGGTGACCCGCCGGTGGTGGACGACGGATCAGTCGCGACCCCGCGGGTGGCAGGGCGCGACGGCGCACAGGGATCGACGTTTGGAAGATCCTCGATGCGTTGTTGCATATTTTTGCGTCAAGCCGCCCTTCCCTGTCACGACCTGCGACCAAGATTTTTTCCACAACTTTTCGCATCCCGTTCACCACTGTGGGCATCCGGCTGTTCGCCCGGGACCCGGCCGCAGGGGCCTTAACCTGGGACGATGGGATCCGCAGGGGTAGGCGACGCCAGGGCGGCCGGGCATGGCCGCCCGCTGCTCGCCGCCGGACTGCTGACCGGCGCCGGACTGGTGGACGTGCTCTCCGCCTGGGCGCACACGGCGCGCGACGCGTTCGCCGTGGAGACCGCGCAGGGCGTGTACCGGGTCGACATCACCGGCTGGGCATGGCTGCACGTCGCCATCGGGGCCGCGGCAACGCTCGCCGGGCTGCTGGTGCTCACCGGGCGACCCGGAACGGTTCCGCTCGCGATCTGCTGCGCCGTACTGGCGGTCGCCGTCGAGCTGGCGCTCCTGCCGTACGCGCCGATCCGGGCCGTCCTGGTGGTCGCGCTCGACCTGGCGGCCGTCCGACTGCTCCTCCGCTACCGGCGCGCCGTCCGCGGCCGCACGCCGGCCCCGCCCGGGCCGGATCGGCTCAGCGCGCCTCGCAGACCCGGCCGGTCCTCGCCGGGTCCCCCTCCCGGCTCGCCGACCACACCGGGTTGAGCGACAGCGCCAACGGCGGCGCCTGCCAGGCGGCGCCCAGCCGCTGGAGCAGGCCGTACTCCCGGCGGGGCTGGTCGACCTGCTCGCCGGCCAGGAACGCGATCACCCGGTCCTCCACCATCCGCTGGCCGATCAGGCCGCCATGGAACGCGGGCTGCTGGTAGACCGGGATGCGGCTGTACTCCCCCGGCGGCGCCTCGGCGGCGCTGACCGTGGGCAGGAAGGCGATCATCCGGACGCCCGGCACCGGGCAGAGCGTGCGGTTGCGGTAGAACGGCGCGCCGCTCAGCACCGAGCGCACGAACGGCTCGTCGGGGTCGTCCTTCACCGGATTGGGCAGGCTCGCCAGCCAGAACAGGGCGCGCAGCTCCCAGCCCGCCGCGACCCCCCAGCCCTGGTGCCCCGGGGGCGGGTAGTAGGTCCGCCCGGCCTGGACCAGCGGGCTGAACATCACCGCCGCGGTCACCGGGCCAGGGGGCAACAGCAACTTCTCCAGGTAGGTCCGGACCACCATGGCGCCCTCGCTCTGCCCGACCAGCGCCACCGGCCGGCCGGTACGCCGGTGCAGCGCGTCCACCTGGGCGGCGAGCAGGACGCTGCTGGAGTCGAGCGACCGGTGGGTCGCCGCCGGCGGGTACGGCAGGGGCCGACCACC
The window above is part of the Micromonospora inositola genome. Proteins encoded here:
- a CDS encoding pyrimidine reductase family protein → MSGTAISRIWPAPAAGPLTDPELAALYGPAGRPHLRVNFVTSADGAVTLDGYSEGLSGEPDKRVFGLLRMLCDGLVVAAGTLRHEGYRAVRLSEPRRAWRREHGLAEYPTLVVVSGSLDLDPDQAAFADAPVRPLVLTRAAAEPPPGLTDVADLVCCGDDRVDLAAGLAELRRRGLGQLLCEGGPHLFGALTAADLVDELCLTVAPLLAGAGPGRITAGDASAPRRLPLRHVLAADDGVLMLRYARDDDRPPAGAAPAA
- a CDS encoding LacI family DNA-binding transcriptional regulator, whose product is MTTQRTRSLGRPTLDAVAARAGVGRGTVSRVVNGSPQVSPEARAAVQQAIAELGYVPNRAARALVTQRTDSVALVVSESGERVFTEPFFASIVRGVSSGLLETPMQLWLAMVQSPIERERVEHHLTNQHVDGVLLLSLHDSDPLPTLLEERGLPTVLGGRPARMLHPRVQPAWFVDVDNVGGARQAVEHLFARGRRRIATIAGPQDMGAGLARLSGYREAVRAAGASVNPDLIAYGDFSEGSGTACMRRLLEVCPDLDAVFAASDLMAFGALRALREAGRRVPEDVAVIGFDDAPIARQAEPPLTTVFQPVEEMGRQMARLLVSRTRGDEVPSPHVLLDTKLIHRASA
- a CDS encoding plasmid pRiA4b ORF-3 family protein — encoded protein: MPRQIFQLAISLAGVRPPVWRRVLVPGGYTLDRVHRVVQHAMGWRDCHLHSFEIDGLQYGEPDPDGELAVRDELDVRLDAVVGKGSRFHYTYDFGDWWEHDLLVEDACTADPDERYPSCLQGERACPPEDVGGPSGYAVLLAALTDPAQPEHRAMREWAGAGFDPDAFDAARATTLLRRLC
- a CDS encoding GH1 family beta-glucosidase, producing the protein MSNPASPPAAGVLDQGPELTFPPGFRWGAATAAYQIEGAATEGGRTPSIWDTFSHTEGRTVGGHTGDVACDHYHRMPDDVRLMAELGLKSYRFSVSWPRVQPGGTGAANQAGLDFYRRLVDELLAHDIEPWLTLYHWDLPQPLEDAGGWPARDTAARFADYAQLVADALGDRVRYWTTLNEPWCSAFLGYGSGVHAPGRSDGGDAVRAGHHLMLGHGLAVEALRASRPDAQLGITLNLYPVTPATDAAGDVDAARRIDGLANRFFLDPVLRGSYPADLTADLRQISDFGHVQDGDLKIISSPLDVVGINYYSRHVVAAPIEEAEPAAYWRSPSCWPGSEDVRFVTRGVPVTDMDWEIDAPGLVETLERVHRDYTDLPLYITENGSAFVDAVVDGRVDDPDRLAYFDAHLRAARAAISAGVPLKGYFAWSLMDNFEWAWGYTKRFGMVHVDYDSQARIPKSSARWYAEVIRRNGLAAQ
- a CDS encoding DUF7144 family membrane protein, which encodes MGSAGVGDARAAGHGRPLLAAGLLTGAGLVDVLSAWAHTARDAFAVETAQGVYRVDITGWAWLHVAIGAAATLAGLLVLTGRPGTVPLAICCAVLAVAVELALLPYAPIRAVLVVALDLAAVRLLLRYRRAVRGRTPAPPGPDRLSAPRRPGRSSPGPPPGSPTTPG
- a CDS encoding M4 family metallopeptidase; the protein is MGGAYADGTPSELHVLVDAASGRVRDSWEGVQREGTGNTFHSGSVTVGSTLSGGTYQLADATRGGHRTYDLNGGTSGTGTLVTNTGNVFGDGTLANRQTAAADAAYGAQETWDYYKTTFGRNGIRNDGVGAYSRVHYSTNYANAFWSDSCFCMTYGDGGSGWYPLTSLDVAGHEMSHGVTSNTAGLRYSGESGGLNEATSDIFGTLVEFYAANSKDPGDYLIGEKLRTSGAPLRYMDKPSKDGASADCWSSSVGRLDVHYSSGVANHFFYLLAVGSGSSSYGNSPTCNGSTVAGIGNARAGAIWYRALTTYMTSRTSYAGARTATLSAAKDLYGAGSAEYNTVAAAWSAVSVN